The Actinocorallia herbida DNA window CGCCCGCGCCGGTCAGCACGCCCACGCGCAGCTCGTCGTCGGCGTCCAGCCGGTCCGCCGCGGCGGCGATGCGGAGCGACGCCTCCCGGTCGAGGGCGTTCCTGGCCTCGGGACGGTTGATCGTGATGACCAGGATGCCGCCACGCTGTTCCAGCACTACCGAGTCTGCCATCTCGTCTCCTTCTGTCTGGACCGCGCCGCTCAGCGGACGGTCCGAATGACCACCTTGCCGGTGGGCAGCCGGTCGGCCACCCGCTGGAGCGCGACGGCGACGCCGTCGAGGTCGTGCGTCTCCGAGACCGCCGGCCGCATGCCGTCCTCGACCAGGCGCGCCAGCTCAGCCCGCCCCTTCGCGGTCTCCTCGGGGTAGCGCTCGTTCCACGTCCGCAGCTCCATGCCGCGGACGGTGATGTTCTTGAGCAGGACCAGGTTGAGCGGGATGCGGGGGATCTCGCCACCGGCGAAGCCGACCGAGACGAACCGGCCGCCCCAGCGCAGGGCGCGCAGCGCCGGTTCGGCCCAGCGGTCGCCGACGGGGTCGACGACGAGGTCGGCGCCGCCGCCGGTGATCTCCTTGATCCGCGCCTTGAGGTCCTCGCTCGTGTAGTCGACGACCTCTTCCGCGCCGAGGGCGGCGCAGACCTTCAGCCGCTCGGCCGAGGACGCCGCCGCGATCACCCGGGCGCCGAGCCGGACGGCGATGTCGACCGTCGCCGTGCCGACGCCGCCCGCCGCGCCGAGCACCACGACCCAGTCGCCGGGCCGCAGGCTCCCCGCGGTGACCAGGGAGTGGTAGCCGGTCATATAGGTGACCCGGAACGCGGCGGCCTCTTCCATCGACAGGCCCTCGGGGATCGGCGAGACCGACGCCGCGGGCGCCACGAGCCGTTCGGCCATCGCGCCGGTGAAGACGGAGCCGTGGACGGCGTCCCCCACGGAGAGCCCTTCCACCCCCTCGCCCAACGCGGCGACCCGACCGGCGAACTCGCTTCCCGGCGTGAACGGAAGGGGCGCCGACACCTGGTAGCGGTCGGCCACGAAGAGCAGGTCGGGGAAGTTGACCCCGGCCGCCTCCACGTCGACGAGCACCTGGCCGGGGCCGGGCTCCGGATCCTGGACCTCGCGGACGACGATCTCCGCCGGGCTTCCGTAGACCTCGCAACGCGCAGCGCGCACTTTTCCTCCCCTTCACCGATGCGGGCGGCGGCCGTCCCGCCCAGCGGAACCGCACGCCGCCTCCCCTGGCTCGGGGGACCTATCGTGCGGAACGCCGCCGCCCTACCGACAATCATCTTACTCATCTATATTGGATAGGCAATATAGCTAGGTGAGAGGAAGAGGATGCGGACACGTGAAGCGGCCCTGGTGGGCATCGGCCGGACCGCGTTCAGCAAGGCCTCCGGGCAGACCCCGCTGGCCATGGCCGCGGCGGCGGCCCGCGCGGCACTGGACGACGCGGGCCTGCGCGGTGACGAGGTCGACGGGATCGTCGACTTCCACACCAACGACTCGGCCTCCGCCACCGACCTCGGCAGGGCGATCGGCGCCCTCGACCTCGGGCTCGCCGCCGACGTGCACGGCGGCGGGAACCTCGCCGTCACGGTCATGGGACAGGCGTTCGCCGCCGTCCAGGCCGGCATCTGCGACACGGTGGTGGTCTTCCGGTCGCTCAACGGACGGTCGGGCAACCGGTACGGCCGCGGGGAGCGCCCGGCGCTGGCGATGCGCGGCGAACTCCAGTTCTCGGCGCTCAACGGCTACGTCATCCCGCCCATGTGGATCGCGATGTTCGCCCAGCGGCACAAGCACGTCTACGGGACGACCGACGAGGACTTCGGCGAGATCGCCATCACCATGCGGCGGCACGCCGCCGCCAACCCGCACGCCATGCAGCGCAAGGTGATCGACATGGACGACTACCTGTCGGCCCGGTGGATCTGCGAGCCGTTCCGGCTCTACGACTGCTGCCTGGAGACCGACGGCGCGGTGGCCCTGGTCGTGACGACCCTCGACCGCGCCCGGGACCTGCGCCACGAGCCGATCCGGATGGCGGGCTTCGGCGAGGCCCACACCAACGGCGGCTCCTGGACGAACTTCCCAGATCTGTCCGACATGTACTCCGCATACGCGTCCAAGCGCCTGTGGGCGAGCACGGACCTGCGCCCCGCCGACATGGACGTCGCCTGCATGTACGACTGCTTCACCGGCACCGTGATGGCCACCTTCGAGGACTACGGCTTCTGCGGGAAAGGCGAGACCGGCGCCTTCTTCCGCGAGAACCGGGCGACCTACGGCGGCGACGTCGTCGTCAACCCGCACGGCGGCCTGCTGTCCGAGGGCTACCTCCACGGGCTCAACCACCACTACGAGGCGGCGCTCCAGCTGCGCGGCGACGCCGGCGACCGCCAGGTG harbors:
- a CDS encoding NADPH:quinone oxidoreductase family protein — encoded protein: MRAARCEVYGSPAEIVVREVQDPEPGPGQVLVDVEAAGVNFPDLLFVADRYQVSAPLPFTPGSEFAGRVAALGEGVEGLSVGDAVHGSVFTGAMAERLVAPAASVSPIPEGLSMEEAAAFRVTYMTGYHSLVTAGSLRPGDWVVVLGAAGGVGTATVDIAVRLGARVIAAASSAERLKVCAALGAEEVVDYTSEDLKARIKEITGGGADLVVDPVGDRWAEPALRALRWGGRFVSVGFAGGEIPRIPLNLVLLKNITVRGMELRTWNERYPEETAKGRAELARLVEDGMRPAVSETHDLDGVAVALQRVADRLPTGKVVIRTVR
- a CDS encoding thiolase C-terminal domain-containing protein, yielding MRTREAALVGIGRTAFSKASGQTPLAMAAAAARAALDDAGLRGDEVDGIVDFHTNDSASATDLGRAIGALDLGLAADVHGGGNLAVTVMGQAFAAVQAGICDTVVVFRSLNGRSGNRYGRGERPALAMRGELQFSALNGYVIPPMWIAMFAQRHKHVYGTTDEDFGEIAITMRRHAAANPHAMQRKVIDMDDYLSARWICEPFRLYDCCLETDGAVALVVTTLDRARDLRHEPIRMAGFGEAHTNGGSWTNFPDLSDMYSAYASKRLWASTDLRPADMDVACMYDCFTGTVMATFEDYGFCGKGETGAFFRENRATYGGDVVVNPHGGLLSEGYLHGLNHHYEAALQLRGDAGDRQVPGARRALVTAGAGPSGGALIWEGTR